The Athene noctua chromosome 3, bAthNoc1.hap1.1, whole genome shotgun sequence genome includes a region encoding these proteins:
- the TTLL1 gene encoding polyglutamylase complex subunit TTLL1 isoform X2 codes for MAGKVKWVTDIEKSVLINNFEKRGWIQVAENEDWNFYWMSVQTIRNVFSVETGYRLSDDQIVNHFPNHYELTRKDLMVKNIKRYRKELEKEGSPLAEKDENGKYIYLDFVPVTFMLPADYNLFVEEFRKNPSSTWIMKPCGKAQGKGIFLINKLSQIKKWSRDSKTSSFIAQSSKEAYVISLYINNPLLIGGKKFDLRLYVLVSTYRPLRCYMYKLGFCRFCTVKYTPSTSELDNMFVHLTNVAIQKHGDDYNHIHGGKWTVSNLRLYLESTRGKEVTSKLFDEIHWIIVQSLKAVAPVMNNDKHCFECYGYDIIIDDKLKPWLIEVNASPSLTSSTANDRILKYNLINDTLNIAVPNGEIPDCKWNKSPPKEVLGNYEVLYDEEMAQSDGPDRDLRSRPGQSTGVKGNRARDSGKPVLTTWK; via the exons ATGGCAGGAAAAGTAAAGTGGGTAACTGACATAGAAAAATCTGTTCTAATAAACAACTTTGAAAAAAGAGGCTGGATTCAGGTGGCAGAAAATGAAGACTGGAATTTTTATTG GATGAGTGTACAAACaatcagaaatgttttcagtgtgGAAACTGGTTACCGCCTCTCAGATGACCAAATTGTCAATCATTTCCCAAACCACTATGAACTGACCAGAAAAGATTTGATGGTAAAGAATATCAAGCGATATAGGAAAGAACTTGAGAAAGAAGGAAGTCCTCTTGCAGAGAAGGATGAAAAtgggaaatatatttatttgg ATTTTGTTCCTGTTACTTTTATGCTTCCTGCCGATTATAATCTCTTTGTTGAAGAATTCAGAAAAAACCCCTCTAGTACTTGGATTATGAAACCTTGTGGCAAGGCTCAAGGAAAAGGAATATTTCTAATCAATAAACTCTCCCAAATTAAAAAATGGTCTCGAGATAGCAAAACATCTTC GTTTATAGCTCAGTCTTCCAAAGAAGCCTATGTGATTTCTCTCTATATCAACAATCCATTACTTATCGGTGGAAAGAAATTTGATCTTCGTCTGTATGTTTTAGTATCTACGTATCGTCCACTGAGATGCTACAT GTATAAACTTGGATTTTGCCGGTTTTGCACAGTAAAATACACACCAAGTACCAGTGAACTGGATAACATGTTTGTACATCTTACAAATGTTGCCATTCAGAAACACGGG GACGATTACAATCACATCCACGGAGGCAAGTGGACAGTGAGTAACTTACGCCTGTATCTGGAGAGCACCCGTGGAAAGGAAGTCACGAGCAAATTATTTGATGAGATTCACTGGATAATCGTGCAGTCGCTGAAGGCTGTGGCG cctgtaaTGAATAATGATAAACACTGCTTTGAGTGTTATGGATATGACATTATCATTGATGACAAGCTTAAACCGTGGCTAATTGAG gttAATGCTTCCCCTTCTCTTACCTCCAGTACTGCAAATGATCGCATCTTGAAGTATAATCTTATTAATGACACACTTAACATTGCTGTGCCTAATGGGGAAATCCCAGACTGTAAATGGAATAAATCTCCACCAAAAGAGGTTCTTGGCAATTATGAAGTCTT GTATGATGAAGAGATGGCGCAGAGTGACGGGCCTGATCGTGACTTGCGAAGTCGTCCCGGGCAATCCACTGGAGTGAAAGGAAATCGTGCCAGAGATTCAGGAAAGCCTGTGCTAACCACCTGGAAGTGA
- the TTLL1 gene encoding polyglutamylase complex subunit TTLL1 isoform X1 — protein MIMAGKVKWVTDIEKSVLINNFEKRGWIQVAENEDWNFYWMSVQTIRNVFSVETGYRLSDDQIVNHFPNHYELTRKDLMVKNIKRYRKELEKEGSPLAEKDENGKYIYLDFVPVTFMLPADYNLFVEEFRKNPSSTWIMKPCGKAQGKGIFLINKLSQIKKWSRDSKTSSFIAQSSKEAYVISLYINNPLLIGGKKFDLRLYVLVSTYRPLRCYMYKLGFCRFCTVKYTPSTSELDNMFVHLTNVAIQKHGDDYNHIHGGKWTVSNLRLYLESTRGKEVTSKLFDEIHWIIVQSLKAVAPVMNNDKHCFECYGYDIIIDDKLKPWLIEVNASPSLTSSTANDRILKYNLINDTLNIAVPNGEIPDCKWNKSPPKEVLGNYEVLYDEEMAQSDGPDRDLRSRPGQSTGVKGNRARDSGKPVLTTWK, from the exons AT GATAATGGCAGGAAAAGTAAAGTGGGTAACTGACATAGAAAAATCTGTTCTAATAAACAACTTTGAAAAAAGAGGCTGGATTCAGGTGGCAGAAAATGAAGACTGGAATTTTTATTG GATGAGTGTACAAACaatcagaaatgttttcagtgtgGAAACTGGTTACCGCCTCTCAGATGACCAAATTGTCAATCATTTCCCAAACCACTATGAACTGACCAGAAAAGATTTGATGGTAAAGAATATCAAGCGATATAGGAAAGAACTTGAGAAAGAAGGAAGTCCTCTTGCAGAGAAGGATGAAAAtgggaaatatatttatttgg ATTTTGTTCCTGTTACTTTTATGCTTCCTGCCGATTATAATCTCTTTGTTGAAGAATTCAGAAAAAACCCCTCTAGTACTTGGATTATGAAACCTTGTGGCAAGGCTCAAGGAAAAGGAATATTTCTAATCAATAAACTCTCCCAAATTAAAAAATGGTCTCGAGATAGCAAAACATCTTC GTTTATAGCTCAGTCTTCCAAAGAAGCCTATGTGATTTCTCTCTATATCAACAATCCATTACTTATCGGTGGAAAGAAATTTGATCTTCGTCTGTATGTTTTAGTATCTACGTATCGTCCACTGAGATGCTACAT GTATAAACTTGGATTTTGCCGGTTTTGCACAGTAAAATACACACCAAGTACCAGTGAACTGGATAACATGTTTGTACATCTTACAAATGTTGCCATTCAGAAACACGGG GACGATTACAATCACATCCACGGAGGCAAGTGGACAGTGAGTAACTTACGCCTGTATCTGGAGAGCACCCGTGGAAAGGAAGTCACGAGCAAATTATTTGATGAGATTCACTGGATAATCGTGCAGTCGCTGAAGGCTGTGGCG cctgtaaTGAATAATGATAAACACTGCTTTGAGTGTTATGGATATGACATTATCATTGATGACAAGCTTAAACCGTGGCTAATTGAG gttAATGCTTCCCCTTCTCTTACCTCCAGTACTGCAAATGATCGCATCTTGAAGTATAATCTTATTAATGACACACTTAACATTGCTGTGCCTAATGGGGAAATCCCAGACTGTAAATGGAATAAATCTCCACCAAAAGAGGTTCTTGGCAATTATGAAGTCTT GTATGATGAAGAGATGGCGCAGAGTGACGGGCCTGATCGTGACTTGCGAAGTCGTCCCGGGCAATCCACTGGAGTGAAAGGAAATCGTGCCAGAGATTCAGGAAAGCCTGTGCTAACCACCTGGAAGTGA
- the TTLL1 gene encoding polyglutamylase complex subunit TTLL1 isoform X3: MIMAGKVKWVTDIEKSVLINNFEKRGWIQVAENEDWNFYWMSVQTIRNVFSVETGYRLSDDQIVNHFPNHYELTRKDLMVKNIKRYRKELEKEGSPLAEKDENGKYIYLDFVPVTFMLPADYNLFVEEFRKNPSSTWIMKPCGKAQGKGIFLINKLSQIKKWSRDSKTSSFIAQSSKEAYVISLYINNPLLIGGKKFDLRLYVLVSTYRPLRCYMYKLGFCRFCTVKYTPSTSELDNMFVHLTNVAIQKHGDDYNHIHGGKWTVSNLRLYLESTRGKEVTSKLFDEIHWIIVQSLKAVAPVMNNDKHCFECYGYDIIIDDKLKPWLIEVNASPSLTSSTANDRILKYNLINDTLNIAVPNGEIPDCKWNKSPPKEVLGNYEVFGVFTLQLTIPCLKQQLKTIKLPAA, from the exons AT GATAATGGCAGGAAAAGTAAAGTGGGTAACTGACATAGAAAAATCTGTTCTAATAAACAACTTTGAAAAAAGAGGCTGGATTCAGGTGGCAGAAAATGAAGACTGGAATTTTTATTG GATGAGTGTACAAACaatcagaaatgttttcagtgtgGAAACTGGTTACCGCCTCTCAGATGACCAAATTGTCAATCATTTCCCAAACCACTATGAACTGACCAGAAAAGATTTGATGGTAAAGAATATCAAGCGATATAGGAAAGAACTTGAGAAAGAAGGAAGTCCTCTTGCAGAGAAGGATGAAAAtgggaaatatatttatttgg ATTTTGTTCCTGTTACTTTTATGCTTCCTGCCGATTATAATCTCTTTGTTGAAGAATTCAGAAAAAACCCCTCTAGTACTTGGATTATGAAACCTTGTGGCAAGGCTCAAGGAAAAGGAATATTTCTAATCAATAAACTCTCCCAAATTAAAAAATGGTCTCGAGATAGCAAAACATCTTC GTTTATAGCTCAGTCTTCCAAAGAAGCCTATGTGATTTCTCTCTATATCAACAATCCATTACTTATCGGTGGAAAGAAATTTGATCTTCGTCTGTATGTTTTAGTATCTACGTATCGTCCACTGAGATGCTACAT GTATAAACTTGGATTTTGCCGGTTTTGCACAGTAAAATACACACCAAGTACCAGTGAACTGGATAACATGTTTGTACATCTTACAAATGTTGCCATTCAGAAACACGGG GACGATTACAATCACATCCACGGAGGCAAGTGGACAGTGAGTAACTTACGCCTGTATCTGGAGAGCACCCGTGGAAAGGAAGTCACGAGCAAATTATTTGATGAGATTCACTGGATAATCGTGCAGTCGCTGAAGGCTGTGGCG cctgtaaTGAATAATGATAAACACTGCTTTGAGTGTTATGGATATGACATTATCATTGATGACAAGCTTAAACCGTGGCTAATTGAG gttAATGCTTCCCCTTCTCTTACCTCCAGTACTGCAAATGATCGCATCTTGAAGTATAATCTTATTAATGACACACTTAACATTGCTGTGCCTAATGGGGAAATCCCAGACTGTAAATGGAATAAATCTCCACCAAAAGAGGTTCTTGGCAATTATGAAGTCTT TGGGGTTTTTACACTGCAGCTAACCATCCCCTGTTTGAAGCAACAGCTGAAGACTATTAAACTGCCAGCAGCCTGA